A genome region from Longimicrobium sp. includes the following:
- a CDS encoding PilN domain-containing protein has product MSGPRPTRGFHIRPARLALALAPDHLVAVRLRGLLAPRPAEVLSCPLAPPEVDGWPALEEALRDLSRELGVARGTVDVALLRRLAHARVLPLPPVRRGELAALVRRGARRHFAVRDEALVADAVRLPLPHAGTLAPALAACAPAALAETIAAACAAAGFRVGTMVPAAAALAAGVRALVPSARFGRTAVVACTAAGPELLMLAAGQPARIQPLAASTSPESPTLSDRVLAALHGDEELAACTVVAVCGAEDGAAEVREALMDDERFAGRVASSHALKRLPAEAVIALGAARAGGSAPALLPESILVSRTRSAKRRAIAFSAASAVLLASAGAMHLDGVRREVAAVEARRREIREPVGDALEARAAVERVRGRLTTLAALEAASPAWTGEIAALARALPDSAHLRTLTADSAGMRLAGVARSASAVVPALEASRRFERVSLAAPVRWEQGDAGERFDVAAFRAPQGRQR; this is encoded by the coding sequence ATGAGCGGACCCCGACCCACACGCGGGTTCCACATTCGCCCCGCGCGCCTGGCGCTGGCGCTGGCGCCCGACCACCTGGTGGCGGTGCGGCTGCGCGGGCTGCTGGCGCCGCGGCCGGCCGAGGTGCTGTCGTGCCCGCTGGCGCCCCCCGAGGTGGACGGCTGGCCGGCGCTGGAAGAGGCGCTGCGCGACCTGTCGCGCGAGCTCGGCGTGGCGCGCGGCACCGTCGACGTCGCGCTGCTGCGGCGGCTGGCGCACGCGCGCGTCCTGCCGCTGCCGCCCGTGCGCCGCGGCGAGCTGGCCGCACTGGTCCGCCGCGGGGCGCGCCGCCACTTCGCGGTGCGCGACGAGGCGCTGGTGGCCGACGCCGTGCGCCTCCCCCTCCCCCACGCGGGCACGCTCGCACCGGCGCTGGCGGCGTGCGCGCCGGCCGCGCTCGCGGAGACCATCGCCGCGGCGTGCGCGGCGGCGGGGTTCCGCGTGGGGACGATGGTGCCCGCCGCGGCGGCGCTGGCGGCGGGCGTCCGCGCGCTCGTTCCCTCCGCGCGCTTCGGGCGCACCGCCGTCGTCGCCTGCACCGCGGCCGGGCCCGAGCTGCTGATGCTGGCGGCGGGGCAGCCCGCGCGCATCCAGCCCCTCGCCGCGTCCACATCTCCCGAATCCCCCACGCTTTCCGACCGCGTCCTCGCCGCGCTGCATGGGGACGAGGAGCTGGCGGCGTGCACCGTCGTCGCCGTCTGCGGGGCCGAGGACGGCGCGGCGGAGGTGCGCGAGGCGCTGATGGACGACGAGCGCTTCGCCGGGCGCGTCGCATCTTCCCACGCGCTGAAGCGGCTTCCCGCCGAGGCGGTGATCGCGCTCGGCGCCGCGCGCGCGGGCGGCTCGGCGCCCGCGCTCCTTCCCGAATCCATCCTCGTCTCCCGAACCAGATCCGCGAAGCGGCGGGCGATCGCCTTCTCCGCCGCGTCCGCCGTGCTGCTCGCGTCCGCCGGGGCGATGCACCTGGACGGCGTGCGGCGCGAGGTGGCGGCGGTGGAGGCGCGGCGGCGGGAGATCCGCGAGCCGGTGGGCGACGCGCTGGAGGCGCGCGCGGCCGTGGAGCGCGTCCGCGGACGGCTGACGACGCTGGCCGCGCTCGAGGCCGCGTCGCCCGCGTGGACGGGCGAGATCGCCGCGCTGGCCCGCGCGCTCCCCGACTCGGCGCATCTCCGCACGCTGACCGCGGACTCGGCGGGGATGCGGCTGGCGGGGGTGGCGCGCTCCGCATCCGCCGTCGTCCCCGCGCTGGAGGCCAGCCGCCGCTTCGAGCGCGTCTCCCTGGCCGCGCCCGTCCGCTGGGAGC